A portion of the Polaribacter cellanae genome contains these proteins:
- the aroC gene encoding chorismate synthase produces MSFNSFGNLLKVTTYGESHGTAIGGVIDGFPAGLEVDFDAIQEELNRRKPGQSKIVTQRKEPDTVEFLSGIFEGKTTGTSIGFVIRNTNQKSKDYNHNTNVYRPSHADYTYDKKYGVRDYRGGGRSSARETANWVVAGALAKQLIKNIRINAFTSSVGNIFIDKPYQDLDFSKTEHNIVRCPDEASAEKMIDKIKEIRKAGDTIGGTITCIAQNVPVGLGEPIFNKLHAELGKAMLSINAVKGFEFGSGFCGAKMKGSEHNDVFNEDGSTQSNLSGGIQGGISNGMDIYFRVAFKPVATIMSSQQTINSNYKVTEITGKGRHDPCVVPRAVPIIEAMTALVLADFYLLNKTRTVS; encoded by the coding sequence ATGTCATTTAATTCTTTTGGAAACTTATTAAAAGTAACAACATATGGTGAATCTCATGGAACTGCTATTGGTGGAGTTATAGATGGGTTTCCTGCGGGTTTAGAAGTTGATTTTGATGCGATTCAAGAAGAATTAAACAGACGTAAACCTGGGCAATCTAAAATCGTTACTCAAAGAAAAGAACCAGATACTGTAGAGTTTTTATCAGGAATTTTCGAAGGAAAAACAACTGGAACTTCTATTGGTTTTGTTATAAGAAACACCAATCAAAAAAGTAAAGACTACAACCATAACACAAATGTGTATAGACCCTCTCATGCAGATTATACTTATGATAAAAAATACGGAGTTAGAGATTACAGAGGTGGTGGAAGAAGTTCTGCGCGTGAAACCGCAAATTGGGTTGTAGCTGGTGCTTTGGCAAAACAACTAATTAAAAATATTCGTATAAACGCTTTTACTTCTTCTGTTGGCAATATTTTTATTGATAAACCGTATCAAGATTTAGATTTTTCTAAAACTGAACATAATATTGTTCGTTGTCCTGATGAAGCTTCAGCAGAAAAAATGATTGATAAAATTAAAGAAATTAGAAAAGCCGGAGACACAATTGGAGGAACTATTACTTGTATTGCACAAAATGTTCCAGTGGGTTTGGGTGAACCTATTTTTAATAAACTACATGCAGAATTAGGTAAAGCAATGCTTTCTATTAATGCTGTAAAAGGCTTTGAATTTGGTAGTGGTTTTTGTGGTGCGAAAATGAAAGGTTCTGAACATAATGACGTTTTTAATGAAGATGGTTCCACCCAGTCTAACCTTTCTGGTGGTATTCAAGGAGGAATTAGTAATGGAATGGACATTTACTTTAGGGTAGCTTTTAAACCTGTTGCAACTATTATGAGTTCTCAACAAACCATAAATTCTAATTATAAAGTAACAGAGATTACAGGAAAAGGAAGACACGACCCATGTGTAGTGCCAAGAGCCGTACCAATTATTGAAGCTATGACTGCACTAGTTTTAGCAGATTTTTATTTATTGAACAAAACAAGAACTGTATCCTAA